Proteins from one Nitrobacteraceae bacterium AZCC 2146 genomic window:
- a CDS encoding choline dehydrogenase (product_source=KO:K00108; cath_funfam=3.50.50.60; cog=COG2303; ko=KO:K00108; pfam=PF00732,PF05199; superfamily=51905) produces MATRLEGDFDYIVVGAGTAGCIVANRLSADPRKRVLLLEAGGNDNWIWFHIPVGYLFAIGNPRSDWMFRTEPEPGLNGRSLAYPRGKVIGGSSAINAMISMRGQAADYDHWRQLGLAGWGYDDVLPAFKKLEDHFLGASEHHGAGGGWRIEAPRLSWPVLDAVGNAAAEMGIRRTDDFNTGDNEGIGYFHVNQKRGRRWSSARGFLKPVLNRPNLRLETKVMVDRLIIEHGRAVGVRFLQNGETVETRARGEVILCAGAIGSPHLLQRSGIGPADWLAQAGIDVALDRQGVGRNLQDHLQQRAIYKVSGVRTLNETYYSLMRRGLMGLDYAFRRRGPLTMAPSQLGIFTRSDPHRERANIQFHVQPLSLDKFGDPLHRFPAITVSACNLQPTSRGTVQLRTARPDEAPAIAPHYLSTDEDRQVAADAIRTTRRLMKQKALAAYRPEEYLPGPSVGDDAASLAKAAGDIGTTIFHPVGTAKMGAASDPMAVVDERLRFYGIAGLRVVDASVMPTITSGNTNTPTAMIAEKGAAMIITDSR; encoded by the coding sequence ATGGCGACACGGCTCGAGGGTGATTTCGACTATATCGTCGTTGGCGCGGGCACCGCCGGCTGCATCGTCGCCAACCGGCTGTCAGCCGATCCCCGAAAGCGCGTCCTGCTGCTCGAAGCCGGCGGCAACGACAACTGGATCTGGTTTCACATCCCGGTCGGCTACCTCTTTGCGATCGGCAATCCGCGTTCCGACTGGATGTTCCGCACCGAGCCGGAACCAGGCCTCAACGGTCGTTCACTGGCCTACCCGCGCGGCAAGGTGATCGGCGGCTCCTCGGCGATCAACGCCATGATCTCGATGCGCGGCCAGGCCGCCGATTACGACCACTGGCGCCAGCTCGGTCTGGCCGGCTGGGGCTATGACGACGTGCTGCCGGCCTTCAAGAAGCTCGAGGATCACTTTCTGGGCGCGAGCGAGCATCATGGTGCAGGCGGCGGCTGGCGGATCGAGGCACCGCGGCTGTCCTGGCCGGTGCTCGACGCGGTCGGCAATGCCGCAGCGGAAATGGGCATCCGCCGCACCGACGATTTCAACACCGGCGACAATGAAGGCATTGGCTATTTTCACGTCAACCAGAAGCGCGGCCGGCGCTGGTCGTCCGCGCGCGGCTTCCTGAAGCCCGTATTGAACCGTCCCAATTTGCGCCTCGAAACCAAGGTGATGGTGGATCGCCTGATCATCGAACACGGCCGCGCCGTCGGCGTGCGCTTCCTGCAGAACGGCGAGACCGTCGAGACACGCGCCAGGGGCGAGGTCATCCTCTGCGCCGGCGCCATCGGTTCGCCACATCTCCTGCAGCGCTCCGGCATCGGCCCTGCGGACTGGCTGGCGCAGGCCGGCATCGACGTGGCGCTGGATCGGCAAGGCGTCGGCCGCAATCTGCAGGACCATCTGCAGCAGCGCGCGATCTACAAGGTTTCCGGCGTGCGCACGCTGAACGAGACCTACTATTCGCTGATGCGGCGTGGGCTGATGGGCCTCGACTATGCCTTCCGGCGGCGCGGACCGCTGACCATGGCGCCGTCGCAATTGGGCATCTTCACCCGCTCCGATCCGCATCGCGAGCGCGCCAATATCCAGTTTCACGTCCAGCCGCTGTCGCTCGACAAGTTCGGCGATCCCCTGCACCGCTTTCCTGCCATCACCGTCAGCGCCTGCAACCTGCAGCCGACCTCGCGCGGCACCGTGCAACTTCGCACGGCCAGGCCGGATGAGGCGCCGGCGATCGCGCCGCATTATCTCTCCACCGACGAAGACCGCCAGGTCGCTGCCGACGCCATCCGCACCACGCGACGGCTGATGAAGCAGAAGGCGCTGGCGGCCTATCGTCCGGAAGAATATCTGCCGGGGCCTTCGGTTGGCGACGACGCAGCATCGCTGGCGAAGGCGGCCGGCGACATCGGCACCACGATCTTTCATCCCGTCGGCACCGCCAAGATGGGCGCGGCTTCAGACCCGATGGCAGTGGTCGACGAGCGGCTGCGATTTTACGGGATCGCCGGCTTGCGCGTCGTCGATGCCTCGGTGATGCCGACGATCACGTCGGGCAATACCAACACGCCGACCGCGATGATCGCGGAAAAGGGCGCGGCGATGATCATCACGGATTCGCGATAA
- a CDS encoding 3',5'-cyclic AMP phosphodiesterase CpdA (product_source=COG1409; cath_funfam=3.60.21.10; cog=COG1409; pfam=PF00149; superfamily=56300): MSAFDHDHTNDDPRISRRKVLECMTWAGTGVLWTISGGVPRSLGLVGSAQAAEPAGLTFLQISDSHIGFDKPANPNALGTLEEAIGRIKAIPVKPSFMIHTGDISHLSKASEFDDADRIISQAQLDVHYVPGEHDFIDEEVKLYRERYGRGTKGAGWYSFDASGVHFIGLVNVVDLKAGGLGNLGAEQLEWLENDLKGRSKSTPIVVFAHIPLWSVYPTWGWGTEDGARALDYLKGFGSVTVLNGHIHQVMQKVEGNVTFHTARSTAFPQPAPGTAPSPGPMKVADDKLRSLLGTASIIFKPGNESLAIIDTPLQG, encoded by the coding sequence ATGAGCGCATTCGATCACGACCATACCAACGACGATCCCCGCATCAGCCGCCGCAAGGTGCTGGAATGCATGACCTGGGCCGGCACCGGCGTGCTCTGGACCATTTCCGGCGGCGTGCCGCGCTCGCTGGGCCTTGTGGGATCCGCGCAGGCGGCGGAGCCGGCTGGCCTCACCTTCCTGCAGATCAGCGACAGTCATATCGGCTTCGACAAGCCGGCCAATCCCAATGCGCTCGGCACGCTGGAGGAAGCCATCGGCCGGATCAAGGCGATACCCGTAAAACCGTCCTTCATGATCCACACCGGCGATATCAGCCATCTGTCGAAGGCGTCCGAATTCGACGACGCTGACCGCATCATCTCGCAGGCGCAGCTCGACGTGCATTACGTGCCCGGCGAACACGACTTCATCGATGAAGAAGTGAAACTGTATCGCGAGCGCTACGGGCGCGGCACCAAGGGCGCCGGCTGGTATTCCTTCGATGCCAGCGGCGTGCACTTCATCGGCCTCGTCAACGTGGTCGACCTCAAGGCCGGCGGGCTCGGCAATCTCGGCGCCGAACAACTCGAATGGCTGGAGAACGACCTCAAGGGCCGCTCGAAATCGACGCCGATCGTGGTGTTTGCGCATATCCCGCTGTGGTCGGTCTATCCGACCTGGGGCTGGGGCACCGAGGACGGCGCCCGCGCGCTGGATTACCTGAAAGGCTTCGGTTCGGTCACTGTGCTGAACGGCCACATCCATCAGGTGATGCAGAAGGTCGAAGGCAACGTCACCTTCCACACCGCGCGTTCGACAGCCTTCCCGCAGCCGGCGCCGGGTACCGCGCCCTCGCCCGGGCCGATGAAGGTCGCCGACGACAAGCTGCGCAGCCTGCTCGGCACAGCGAGCATCATCTTCAAGCCGGGCAACGAAAGCCTCGCGATCATCGACACGCCGTTGCAGGGTTAA
- a CDS encoding plastocyanin (product_source=COG3794; cath_funfam=2.60.40.420; cleavage_site_network=SignalP-noTM; cog=COG3794; pfam=PF13473; superfamily=49503), with protein sequence MTFASLRNLGIRCAIAAVMASQMTAARCEDSTITIDNFTFAPAQLTVKVGTTVTWKNQDDIPHTVVSAGKFKSKALDTDDSYSFTFTTAGDYKYFCSLHPHMTGMIKVE encoded by the coding sequence ATGACATTCGCATCCCTGCGCAACCTTGGTATCCGCTGCGCCATCGCCGCGGTCATGGCGTCCCAGATGACCGCCGCCCGCTGCGAAGATTCGACGATAACGATCGACAACTTCACTTTCGCGCCAGCCCAACTCACCGTGAAAGTCGGCACCACCGTGACCTGGAAAAACCAGGACGACATCCCGCACACGGTGGTCTCGGCCGGCAAGTTCAAGTCGAAAGCCCTGGATACCGACGACAGCTACTCGTTCACCTTCACCACCGCCGGCGACTACAAGTATTTTTGTTCGCTGCATCCGCACATGACGGGGATGATCAAGGTTGAGTAG
- a CDS encoding RNA polymerase sigma-70 factor (ECF subfamily) (product_source=KO:K03088; cath_funfam=1.10.10.10,1.10.1740.10; cog=COG1595; ko=KO:K03088; pfam=PF04542,PF08281; superfamily=88659,88946; tigrfam=TIGR02937), whose amino-acid sequence MSGSWNASSRTSAITGKTMPVNTAENNPDRTRRFRDAALPYLDDVYTLARYLLRDAADADDAVQECYLRALRHFDSYRGPAMKPWLFSILRNVCHAEFARRASAPAAAVEDAPDDSNDAAPLWHEAQESPETQLLRRRDATTVRRLIEALAEPFRETIVLREIQNMSYREIAEIVGAPVGTVMSRLARARAMLRDAWMAEEEQPK is encoded by the coding sequence ATGTCCGGCAGCTGGAATGCCAGCAGCCGGACATCGGCCATAACAGGCAAAACGATGCCAGTGAATACGGCGGAAAACAATCCGGACAGGACGCGGCGCTTTCGCGACGCCGCGCTGCCCTATCTCGACGATGTCTATACGCTAGCACGCTATCTGCTGCGCGACGCGGCCGACGCCGACGACGCCGTGCAAGAATGCTATCTACGCGCGCTCAGGCATTTCGATAGCTATCGCGGCCCGGCGATGAAGCCGTGGCTGTTTTCGATTCTGCGCAACGTCTGCCATGCCGAGTTTGCGCGACGCGCAAGCGCGCCGGCCGCTGCGGTCGAAGACGCACCGGACGATTCCAACGATGCCGCGCCACTCTGGCATGAGGCGCAGGAGTCCCCGGAAACGCAACTGCTACGGCGCCGGGATGCGACGACGGTCCGGCGCCTGATTGAAGCACTGGCGGAACCGTTCCGCGAAACCATCGTGCTGCGTGAAATTCAGAACATGTCCTATCGCGAGATCGCCGAAATCGTCGGCGCGCCAGTGGGAACCGTGATGTCGCGCCTGGCGCGGGCGCGCGCCATGCTGCGCGACGCGTGGATGGCGGAAGAGGAGCAACCGAAATGA
- a CDS encoding anti-sigma factor RsiW (product_source=COG5662; cog=COG5662; pfam=PF13490; superfamily=54637; transmembrane_helix_parts=Inside_1_81,TMhelix_82_104,Outside_105_250), whose amino-acid sequence MTCDEAEILLHALLDGELDAGHAREVEAHVAGCPRCAALLNAHRDMSKAMSDGELRFKAPLHLRQRIEAALPQTRAPNRRAVLKGFAMGSVVSALAATGLVVIVLRREDEQRILSDVVSAHLRSLQAGHLTDVLSTDQHTVKPWFNGRLDVAPPVIDLTTQGFMLIGGRLDTIDGRAVGAIVYRRRTHVINLFVAQAANAEQRTAKIETVQGFNIRRWSERGLNYWAVSDLGADELADFGSKFESAMRVG is encoded by the coding sequence ATGACCTGCGACGAGGCCGAAATCCTCCTGCACGCGCTGCTCGACGGCGAACTCGACGCCGGCCATGCCCGCGAGGTCGAGGCGCATGTCGCGGGTTGCCCGCGTTGCGCCGCGCTGCTCAACGCCCATCGCGACATGAGCAAGGCGATGTCGGACGGCGAATTGCGCTTCAAGGCGCCGCTTCATCTGCGCCAGCGCATTGAAGCGGCACTGCCGCAAACGCGTGCGCCCAACCGGCGCGCGGTGCTGAAAGGCTTTGCGATGGGGTCGGTCGTGTCGGCGCTGGCCGCCACCGGCCTCGTCGTCATCGTGCTGCGCCGCGAGGACGAACAGCGCATCCTGTCCGATGTCGTCTCGGCGCATCTGCGTTCGCTGCAGGCCGGCCACCTGACGGACGTGCTGTCCACCGATCAACATACGGTAAAACCCTGGTTCAACGGCCGGCTCGACGTAGCGCCGCCAGTGATCGATCTGACGACACAGGGATTTATGCTGATCGGCGGCCGACTCGACACCATCGACGGGCGCGCGGTCGGCGCCATCGTCTACCGGCGCCGCACCCATGTGATCAATCTGTTCGTCGCCCAGGCGGCCAATGCCGAGCAACGCACGGCCAAAATCGAGACGGTGCAGGGATTCAACATCCGGCGCTGGAGCGAACGTGGCCTGAATTATTGGGCGGTCAGCGATCTTGGCGCCGATGAGCTGGCGGACTTCGGCAGCAAATTCGAGAGCGCGATGCGGGTCGGCTAA
- a CDS encoding ornithine--oxo-acid transaminase (product_source=KO:K00819; cath_funfam=3.40.640.10; cog=COG4992; ko=KO:K00819; pfam=PF00202; superfamily=53383) → MLYPNLDVSEMFVERQAQRSSMHARHLNEQLVRVLKTIGYDVGFQRGVGQYLFDRDGARYLDLLSGFGVFAIGRNHPVLREALKSVLDADLPNLVQMDVSTLAGILAERLLEHAPYLDKVFFANSGAETVEAAMKFARNATGRNEILYCDHAYHGLSYGALSLTDDANFRGGFGSLLPGCNSVPFNDLAALEKALSTRQVAAFIVEPIQGKGVNMPTDEFLPGAAALCRRYGTLFIADEIQTGMGRTGKFLAIEHWNVEPDMVLLAKALSGGHVPVGALLTRKSIFDKIFNRMDRAVVHGSTFAKNDLAMAAGIATLEVMKHEKLVENSAKRGAELRLALQNMIPGFELLKEVRGKGLMIGIEFGPPKSLRLKASWNILESANKGLFCQLITVPLFKEQKILTQVSGHGSHTIKLLPPLTITEADCKWIENSFETVIADSHRVPGAIWSLGKTLVDNAVRKSA, encoded by the coding sequence ATGCTATATCCGAATCTAGACGTTTCCGAGATGTTTGTTGAACGGCAGGCGCAGCGCAGTTCGATGCACGCGCGTCACCTCAATGAACAGCTCGTTCGAGTTCTCAAGACCATCGGATACGATGTTGGCTTCCAGCGCGGCGTCGGCCAGTATTTGTTCGATCGCGACGGCGCCCGTTACCTAGATCTACTGAGCGGATTTGGCGTTTTTGCGATTGGCCGGAACCATCCGGTATTGCGGGAAGCGCTGAAGAGCGTGCTCGACGCCGACTTGCCAAATCTTGTGCAAATGGACGTGTCGACGCTCGCCGGCATCCTTGCCGAACGCCTGCTGGAGCATGCTCCCTATCTGGATAAGGTGTTTTTCGCCAATTCCGGCGCCGAAACCGTCGAAGCGGCGATGAAATTTGCTCGTAATGCGACCGGGCGCAACGAAATCCTGTATTGCGATCACGCCTACCACGGCCTGTCCTATGGCGCGCTGTCGCTGACCGACGATGCGAATTTTCGCGGCGGCTTCGGATCGCTGCTGCCGGGCTGCAATTCAGTTCCGTTTAACGACCTCGCAGCGCTGGAAAAGGCGCTCTCCACCAGGCAGGTGGCCGCCTTCATTGTCGAGCCGATCCAGGGCAAGGGCGTCAATATGCCCACCGACGAATTCCTGCCCGGCGCCGCGGCGCTGTGCCGGCGCTACGGCACGCTGTTCATCGCCGACGAAATCCAGACCGGCATGGGCCGCACCGGAAAATTCCTCGCCATTGAGCACTGGAATGTCGAGCCCGACATGGTGCTGCTCGCGAAGGCCTTGTCGGGCGGCCACGTCCCGGTCGGCGCGCTGCTGACGCGCAAGAGCATCTTCGACAAGATATTCAACCGCATGGACCGCGCCGTGGTGCACGGCTCCACCTTCGCCAAGAACGATCTCGCCATGGCCGCCGGCATCGCTACGCTGGAAGTGATGAAGCACGAGAAGCTGGTCGAAAATTCGGCGAAACGCGGTGCCGAATTGCGGCTCGCGTTGCAAAACATGATTCCCGGATTCGAATTGCTGAAGGAAGTACGCGGCAAAGGTCTGATGATCGGCATCGAATTCGGCCCGCCGAAATCGCTGCGGCTGAAAGCCTCCTGGAATATCCTGGAATCCGCCAACAAGGGCTTGTTCTGCCAGCTCATCACGGTACCGCTGTTCAAGGAGCAGAAGATCCTGACCCAGGTCTCCGGCCACGGCAGCCACACCATCAAGCTGCTGCCGCCGCTGACCATCACCGAAGCCGACTGCAAGTGGATCGAGAATTCGTTTGAGACCGTGATTGCCGACAGCCACCGCGTCCCCGGTGCGATCTGGTCGCTCGGCAAGACGCTGGTCGATAACGCCGTGCGGAAGTCGGCTTAG
- a CDS encoding uncharacterized protein (DUF2147 family) (product_source=COG4731; cog=COG4731; pfam=PF09917; transmembrane_helix_parts=Inside_1_28,TMhelix_29_51,Outside_52_252): MRRFDFAENRYLSIGLSMLQRPSITTRNLLYCGIVLSAGLISAGLTPALAADPTGDWKVADGVANIRVAECNGNMWGAVAWEKTPGGLDKNNPDVSKRNRPTLGMPILIDMKKNAKDDKWAGQVYNAKDGKMYKSTIALGDSPDELEIEGCVLGFLCGGETWTRVGPPIPSSPSNSLAKGPASKATPGTAPTPGTAPKMTQTPATPAPKAAPAPVAAAPKAPPAGQKTAAGLPAADPVGDICLLPDIARFAH, encoded by the coding sequence ATGCGGCGATTTGACTTCGCCGAAAACCGCTACTTAAGCATAGGTCTAAGCATGTTGCAGCGCCCAAGCATTACCACGCGAAATCTCCTTTATTGCGGAATAGTTTTGTCGGCAGGATTGATTTCGGCAGGGTTAACACCCGCTCTTGCGGCGGACCCGACGGGCGACTGGAAGGTCGCCGATGGTGTAGCTAATATCCGTGTCGCCGAATGCAACGGCAACATGTGGGGCGCCGTGGCGTGGGAGAAAACCCCCGGCGGGCTCGACAAGAACAATCCGGACGTGTCGAAGCGGAACAGGCCAACCCTGGGCATGCCGATCCTGATCGACATGAAGAAGAATGCAAAGGACGATAAGTGGGCCGGTCAGGTCTATAACGCCAAAGACGGCAAAATGTACAAGTCGACCATCGCCCTCGGCGACTCGCCGGACGAGCTGGAAATCGAGGGCTGCGTGCTCGGCTTCCTGTGCGGCGGCGAAACCTGGACCCGTGTTGGGCCGCCGATCCCTTCGAGTCCGTCCAACAGCCTCGCCAAGGGCCCGGCCTCCAAGGCCACGCCCGGCACCGCGCCCACGCCCGGCACGGCGCCGAAGATGACCCAAACACCTGCGACACCTGCGCCGAAGGCCGCGCCGGCGCCCGTCGCGGCCGCGCCCAAGGCCCCCCCTGCTGGTCAGAAGACGGCGGCCGGACTGCCGGCCGCCGATCCCGTCGGGGATATCTGCCTACTCCCGGACATCGCGCGGTTTGCCCATTAA
- a CDS encoding hopanoid biosynthesis associated RND transporter like protein HpnN (product_source=TIGR03480; cath_funfam=1.20.1640.10,3.30.70.1050; cog=COG1033; ko=KO:K07003; pfam=PF03176; superfamily=82866; tigrfam=TIGR03480; transmembrane_helix_parts=Outside_1_14,TMhelix_15_34,Inside_35_272,TMhelix_273_295,Outside_296_298,TMhelix_299_321,Inside_322_325,TMhelix_326_348,Outside_349_367,TMhelix_368_390,Inside_391_402,TMhelix_403_425,Outside_426_449,TMhelix_450_472,Inside_473_684,TMhelix_685_704,Outside_705_713,TMhelix_714_733,Inside_734_739,TMhelix_740_762,Outside_763_765,TMhelix_766_788,Inside_789_799,TMhelix_800_822,Outside_823_826,TMhelix_827_849,Inside_850_862), which translates to MLTSLVVSIVKACTRFATPTVLIALLLAVGSGYYTAKNFGINTDINKLIASNLDWRQRDIAFDKAFDQERLILAVVEAPTPEFANAASAALESKLASNKTDFDSVRRLGAGEFFEKNGLLFLPTAEVAQLTGQFQAAAPLLEIMAGDPSLRGLTGALETGLTGVRRGQVPLDSTARTFGTIAETIENVLKTGAATFSWRGLVSDTPLTDADKRGFIEVKPILDFNALEPGKTATDAIRQAAVDLNIAGEYGARVRLTGPVPIANEEFATVQDGAVVNGIGTVLIVLAILWMALHSAKIIVAVFATLFVGLSITTAVGLMMVGSLNLLSIAFAVLFVGLGVDFGIQFSVRYRSERYKSGDLQEALVKAAEYSAIPLSLAAMATAAGFLSFLPTDYKGVSELGKIAGAGMMIAFFTSITVLPALLDLFNPAGEKEPLGYAFLAPVDHFLEKQRVWIIGGTLLITIAGLPLLYFLKFDFNPINLRNPKVESIATFLDLRKDPNTGANAVNIMTPNEAAAKQVEERLAKVPEVARTISLDSFVPEDQPAKLKLIRDGAKILEPALNPDSIDKPPTDAENVTALKDSAASLRKVAGAQTGPGAIAAKRLADALSKTAEASQPVRDKVQATFVVPLQLALAQLRNLLQAAPVSLQTLPPDLVNSWKTKDGQLRVEAQPRGDPNDNDTLRKFAGAVLASEPLAVGGPISILKSGDTIVRAFIHAGFWALVSISLLLWLSLRRITDVLLTIIPLLVAGTVTLEICVLIGLPLNFANIIALPLLLGVGVAFKIYYVTAWRAGRTNLLQSALTRAIFFSALTTATAFGSLWLSNHPGTASMGKLLALSFVVTLAAVLLFQPALMGKPRDVRE; encoded by the coding sequence GTGCTGACAAGTCTTGTCGTCTCCATTGTGAAAGCTTGCACCCGGTTTGCGACCCCGACGGTGCTGATCGCGCTGCTACTTGCGGTCGGATCTGGCTATTACACGGCCAAGAATTTCGGCATCAATACCGACATCAACAAGCTGATCGCATCGAATCTGGACTGGCGTCAGCGCGATATCGCGTTCGACAAGGCGTTCGACCAGGAGCGGCTGATTCTGGCCGTGGTGGAGGCGCCGACGCCGGAATTCGCCAATGCCGCGAGCGCCGCGCTGGAATCGAAATTAGCCAGCAACAAGACAGATTTCGACTCGGTTCGCCGGCTCGGCGCGGGCGAATTCTTTGAAAAGAACGGCTTGCTGTTTCTGCCCACCGCCGAGGTTGCCCAGCTCACCGGCCAGTTCCAGGCCGCTGCCCCGCTGCTCGAAATCATGGCCGGCGATCCCAGTCTGCGCGGGCTGACCGGCGCGCTGGAAACCGGCCTAACCGGTGTCCGCCGCGGCCAGGTGCCGCTCGACAGCACCGCACGTACGTTCGGCACGATCGCCGAGACCATCGAGAATGTGCTGAAAACCGGCGCCGCAACCTTCTCTTGGCGCGGACTGGTCAGCGATACGCCGCTGACCGACGCCGACAAGCGTGGCTTCATCGAGGTCAAGCCGATCCTCGATTTCAACGCGCTAGAACCTGGCAAGACCGCGACCGACGCGATCCGGCAGGCCGCCGTTGATCTGAACATCGCCGGCGAATACGGCGCCCGGGTCCGGCTGACCGGGCCGGTGCCGATCGCCAATGAGGAATTTGCGACGGTGCAGGATGGCGCGGTGGTGAACGGCATCGGCACCGTACTGATCGTGCTGGCCATCCTCTGGATGGCGCTGCACTCCGCCAAGATCATCGTCGCCGTGTTCGCCACCTTGTTCGTGGGCCTGTCGATCACCACCGCCGTCGGCCTGATGATGGTGGGGTCGCTAAACCTGCTGTCGATCGCCTTCGCAGTGCTGTTCGTCGGGCTCGGTGTCGACTTCGGCATCCAGTTCAGCGTGCGATATCGCTCGGAGCGCTACAAGAGCGGTGACCTGCAAGAGGCGCTGGTGAAGGCCGCCGAATATTCGGCGATACCGCTCTCACTTGCTGCGATGGCAACCGCGGCCGGTTTTCTGTCGTTCCTGCCCACCGACTACAAGGGCGTGTCGGAGCTCGGCAAGATCGCCGGTGCAGGCATGATGATTGCATTTTTTACCAGCATCACCGTGCTCCCGGCGCTGCTCGACCTGTTCAATCCCGCCGGCGAAAAAGAGCCGCTCGGGTATGCTTTCCTGGCGCCGGTCGATCATTTCCTGGAGAAGCAGCGCGTCTGGATCATCGGCGGGACGCTGCTGATTACCATTGCCGGCCTGCCGTTGCTGTATTTCCTTAAATTCGATTTCAATCCGATCAATCTGCGAAACCCCAAGGTCGAGTCGATCGCGACCTTCCTCGATCTGCGCAAGGATCCGAACACCGGCGCCAACGCCGTCAACATCATGACGCCCAACGAGGCGGCCGCAAAGCAGGTCGAGGAGCGTCTCGCCAAGGTCCCGGAGGTCGCGCGCACGATCTCGCTCGACAGCTTCGTGCCCGAGGACCAGCCCGCCAAGCTGAAGCTGATCCGGGACGGCGCGAAAATCCTCGAGCCCGCGCTTAACCCCGATTCGATCGACAAGCCGCCGACCGATGCCGAGAACGTCACCGCCCTGAAGGACTCCGCGGCAAGCCTGCGCAAGGTAGCGGGGGCTCAGACCGGCCCCGGGGCCATAGCTGCCAAGCGTCTAGCCGATGCCTTGTCGAAAACCGCTGAGGCCAGCCAGCCGGTGCGTGACAAGGTGCAGGCGACCTTCGTGGTGCCGCTGCAGCTGGCGTTGGCGCAGCTCCGCAACCTGCTGCAGGCGGCTCCTGTCAGCCTGCAGACGCTGCCGCCGGATCTCGTCAATTCCTGGAAGACCAAGGACGGCCAGCTTCGCGTCGAGGCGCAGCCGCGCGGCGATCCGAACGACAACGACACGCTGCGCAAATTTGCCGGCGCGGTGCTGGCGTCGGAACCGCTCGCCGTTGGCGGCCCGATCTCGATTCTGAAATCCGGCGACACCATCGTCAGAGCCTTCATTCATGCGGGTTTCTGGGCGCTGGTGTCAATTTCGCTGCTGCTGTGGCTGTCGTTGCGACGCATCACCGACGTGCTGCTGACCATCATTCCCCTGCTGGTGGCGGGCACGGTGACGCTGGAGATCTGCGTGCTGATCGGACTGCCGCTGAACTTCGCTAACATCATCGCGCTGCCGCTGCTGCTCGGCGTCGGTGTTGCGTTCAAGATCTATTATGTAACGGCGTGGCGCGCCGGCCGTACCAATCTGCTGCAGTCGGCGCTGACAAGGGCGATATTCTTCAGCGCGCTGACCACCGCCACCGCGTTCGGCAGCCTGTGGCTGTCGAACCACCCGGGCACCGCGAGCATGGGCAAGTTGCTCGCGCTGTCCTTCGTGGTGACGCTGGCCGCGGTGCTGCTGTTTCAGCCGGCCTTAATGGGCAAACCGCGCGATGTCCGGGAGTAG